In Streptomyces sp. NBC_01717, one DNA window encodes the following:
- a CDS encoding holo-ACP synthase translates to MIIGVGIDVAEIERFDAALRRTPHLAQRLFLDSELLLPNGERRGIASLAARFAAKEAIAKALGAPGDLLWTDAEVFVEDSGQPRLRVVGTVAARAAELGVKHWHVSLSHDAGVASAVVIAEG, encoded by the coding sequence GTGATCATCGGGGTCGGGATCGATGTGGCGGAGATCGAACGGTTCGACGCGGCGCTGCGGCGTACGCCGCATCTGGCTCAGCGGCTGTTCCTGGACAGCGAGTTGCTGCTGCCCAACGGCGAGCGACGTGGAATCGCCTCGCTGGCCGCCAGGTTCGCCGCCAAGGAGGCCATCGCCAAGGCGCTGGGGGCGCCCGGCGACCTGCTGTGGACGGATGCCGAGGTGTTCGTCGAGGACAGCGGGCAGCCCCGGCTGCGCGTCGTCGGCACGGTCGCCGCGCGCGCGGCCGAGCTGGGCGTGAAGCACTGGCACGTCTCGTTGAGCCATGACGCGGGGGTGGCGTCGGCCGTGGTGATCGCGGAGGGTTGA
- the glmS gene encoding glutamine--fructose-6-phosphate transaminase (isomerizing), translating to MCGIVGYVGGQSALDVVVAGLKRLEYRGYDSAGIAVLADGGLASVKKAGKLVNLEKALVERPLPAGTTGIGHTRWATHGAPTDANAHPHLDNAGRVAVVHNGIIENFAALRAELAERGHDLASETDTEVVAHLLAEAYSSGGDPAEAMRQVCRQLEGAFTLVAVHADEPDVVVGARRNSPLVVGVGEGEAFLASDVAAFIAHTRSAIELGQDQVVELRRESVTVTDFDGQPADVRKYHVDWDASAAEKGGYDYFMLKEISEQPKAVADTLLGRIDRAGSLHLDEVRIPPHVLREVDKVVIVACGTAFHAGMIAKYAIEHWTRLPCETELASEFRYRDPILDQRTLVIAISQSGETMDTLMALRHAREQGAKVLAICNTNGSTIPRESDAVLYTHAGPEVAVASTKAFLTQLVACYLVALYLGQTRGTKWGDEIRTVVRQLSEVPGQVERVLETMEPVRELARSLAHQDTVLFLGRHVGYPVALEGALKLKELAYMHAEGFAAGELKHGPIALIENDLPVVVVVPSPRSRSVLHEKIVSNIQEIRARGARTIVIAEEGDEAVVPYADHLIWIPATPTLLQPLVATVPLQVFACELATARGNEVDQPRNLAKSVTVE from the coding sequence ATGTGTGGAATCGTCGGGTACGTCGGTGGGCAGTCCGCGCTTGATGTTGTTGTCGCCGGGCTCAAGCGCCTCGAATACCGGGGATACGACTCCGCGGGCATCGCCGTTCTCGCGGACGGCGGGCTGGCCTCCGTGAAGAAGGCCGGGAAGCTCGTCAATCTGGAGAAGGCGCTGGTGGAGCGGCCCCTTCCGGCCGGGACCACCGGGATCGGGCACACCCGTTGGGCCACCCACGGCGCTCCCACCGATGCCAATGCCCACCCGCATCTCGACAACGCGGGGCGCGTCGCCGTCGTGCACAACGGCATCATCGAGAACTTTGCCGCGCTGCGCGCCGAACTCGCCGAGCGCGGCCATGATCTGGCGTCCGAGACCGACACCGAGGTGGTCGCCCATCTGCTCGCCGAGGCGTATTCGTCGGGGGGCGACCCGGCGGAGGCGATGCGGCAGGTCTGCCGGCAGCTCGAAGGGGCGTTCACCCTGGTGGCCGTGCACGCCGATGAGCCGGATGTGGTGGTGGGGGCCAGGCGCAACTCGCCGCTGGTGGTCGGGGTCGGGGAGGGGGAGGCGTTTCTGGCCTCCGACGTGGCCGCGTTCATCGCGCACACCCGGTCCGCGATCGAGCTGGGGCAGGATCAGGTCGTCGAGCTGCGGCGGGAGTCCGTCACGGTCACCGACTTCGACGGACAGCCCGCCGATGTCCGCAAGTACCACGTGGACTGGGACGCTTCCGCAGCCGAGAAGGGCGGCTACGACTACTTCATGCTCAAGGAGATCTCCGAGCAGCCCAAGGCGGTCGCCGACACGCTGCTGGGCCGGATCGACCGTGCGGGCTCACTCCACCTCGACGAGGTGCGCATCCCGCCGCACGTGCTCCGGGAGGTCGACAAGGTCGTCATCGTCGCCTGCGGGACCGCGTTCCACGCCGGGATGATCGCCAAGTACGCCATCGAGCACTGGACCCGGCTGCCCTGCGAGACGGAGCTCGCCAGCGAGTTCCGCTACCGCGACCCGATCCTCGACCAGCGCACCCTCGTCATCGCGATCTCCCAGTCCGGGGAGACGATGGACACGCTGATGGCTCTGCGGCACGCCCGCGAGCAGGGGGCGAAGGTCCTCGCCATCTGCAACACGAACGGGTCGACCATTCCGCGTGAGTCCGACGCGGTGCTGTACACGCACGCCGGACCGGAGGTCGCCGTCGCCTCGACCAAGGCGTTCCTGACGCAGCTCGTCGCCTGCTATCTCGTCGCCCTGTATCTCGGCCAGACCCGTGGCACGAAGTGGGGCGACGAGATCCGGACCGTCGTCCGGCAGCTCTCCGAGGTCCCGGGGCAGGTCGAACGGGTCCTGGAGACCATGGAGCCGGTGCGTGAGCTGGCCCGCTCGCTGGCGCACCAGGACACCGTGCTCTTCCTGGGGCGCCATGTGGGGTACCCGGTGGCCCTCGAAGGCGCGTTGAAGCTCAAGGAACTCGCGTACATGCACGCCGAGGGCTTCGCGGCCGGTGAGCTCAAGCACGGGCCGATCGCGCTCATCGAGAACGATCTGCCGGTCGTGGTGGTCGTGCCGTCGCCGCGCAGCCGGTCGGTGCTCCACGAGAAGATCGTGTCGAACATCCAGGAGATCCGGGCCCGTGGCGCGCGCACCATCGTCATCGCGGAGGAGGGCGACGAGGCGGTCGTCCCGTACGCCGACCATCTGATCTGGATCCCCGCTACGCCTACGCTGCTTCAGCCACTGGTGGCAACCGTGCCGTTGCAGGTCTTCGCCTGCGAACTGGCCACCGCCCGCGGCAACGAGGTGGACCAGCCGCGCAATCTGGCGAAGTCCGTGACGGTCGAATGA
- the coaA gene encoding type I pantothenate kinase, producing the protein MITSPPRSTQRRAEHASTPYVDLSRAEWSALRDKTPLPLTAAEVEQLRGLGDVIDLDEVRDVYLPLSRLLNLYVQATSGLRGALNTFLGDAGNGHGAQRGTPFVIGVAGSVAVGKSTSARILQALLARWPEHPRVELVTTDGFLLPMKELQARGLMSRKGFPESYDRRALTRFVADIKAGKDEVTAPVYSHLIYDIVPGERLTVRRPDILIVEGLNVLQPALPGKDGRTRVGLADYFDFSVYVDARAEDIETWYLNRFRKLRETAFQNPFSYFRKYTQVSEEEAMEYARTMWRTINKPNLLENVAPTRGRATLVLRKGPDHKVQRLSLRKL; encoded by the coding sequence GTGATCACTTCGCCGCCACGGAGCACCCAGCGACGCGCCGAGCACGCTTCGACGCCGTACGTCGACCTGTCGCGTGCCGAATGGAGTGCCCTGCGCGACAAGACCCCGCTGCCGCTGACGGCCGCCGAGGTCGAGCAGCTGCGCGGGCTCGGGGACGTCATCGACCTCGACGAGGTGCGGGACGTCTACCTGCCGCTCTCCCGGCTCCTGAACCTCTACGTCCAGGCCACCTCCGGCCTGCGCGGCGCCCTCAACACCTTCCTCGGGGACGCGGGCAACGGCCACGGAGCGCAGCGCGGCACTCCTTTCGTCATAGGGGTCGCGGGCAGTGTCGCCGTCGGCAAGTCCACCAGTGCCCGTATCCTCCAGGCGCTGCTGGCCCGCTGGCCCGAGCACCCCCGGGTCGAGCTGGTGACCACGGACGGGTTCCTGCTGCCGATGAAGGAGCTCCAGGCGCGCGGGCTGATGTCGCGCAAAGGGTTCCCGGAGTCGTACGACCGACGCGCCCTGACCCGTTTCGTCGCCGACATCAAGGCCGGCAAGGACGAGGTGACGGCGCCCGTCTACTCGCACCTGATCTACGACATCGTGCCGGGCGAGCGGCTCACCGTGCGCCGCCCCGACATCCTGATCGTCGAGGGCCTCAACGTGCTGCAGCCCGCGCTGCCCGGCAAGGACGGCCGCACCAGGGTCGGGCTCGCCGACTACTTCGACTTCAGTGTGTACGTGGACGCGCGGGCCGAGGACATCGAGACCTGGTATCTCAACCGCTTCCGCAAGCTGCGCGAGACCGCGTTCCAGAACCCGTTCTCGTACTTCCGCAAGTACACACAGGTCTCCGAGGAGGAGGCCATGGAATACGCCCGCACGATGTGGCGGACCATCAACAAGCCCAATCTGCTGGAAAATGTGGCCCCCACCCGGGGCCGTGCCACCCTGGTGCTGCGCAAGGGCCCGGATCACAAGGTCCAACGTCTGTCACTGCGCAAACTCTGA